The genomic DNA GACTGGAGTTTATGGGGTCAACCAGGATTCATTGCATCTACGGGATGGGATGGTAATGTTTTCATTTGGAATGGCCTCTCCTTGAAATAGAAACTATTAAGTGCATATTTAATGACGATTGTATGCATCATTGTTCTTAGATTTTTAATTCTCCTTGTGCATTCCAGCTAGACATTTTTTTCCGCTGGATATGATATTCGGTTCTAACAGTCATGTAATTTTTaacaaattgatcaatATTCGCATCGTATTTGGCTTCTAGTTCCAATCTATTACTGTCATCATAGAGATGCCtaatttcaatttccaattgtgatttcaattcttcgtTGCTGtaactttttttgatcttctgTTCCAAGTCTTGATATTGCATGACATATTGTGACTCTAGCACTCGACAGGCTTCAAGTTCCCCTTGAGTTCTGCTTCTTTCGTCCTCtaataatttgaatttctcaTGCAGCTCCTCCAACTGGTGCTTCAACTTAACGAGCTCCTCTcgtattttgttttgtgGATGGAATCTACCAACGTATAACATCAATTCATTGCAATGATCCGTGATTAACTCTTGGAGCTCTCGTAAGGATAGTAAATGGATCTTCTCCGGAAGCGGAACGTTTGCTGTTCTTTTATCCTTATCCTGATCAGCCATATTAGTTAAGTCTAGATCCGTCTCACTCATGCTGTAGGTTCGTTGGATATGGTTTTCTTGCTGTAGTCAAGTTCAGTAAAGAACAATTACCTCTGTCCTTTTATCTGCACGTATAAGAACCGAcaaactcaaaattttgaaatattaaTAAAAACTTGACAGGTATAAACGGTAAGCAGATCACTTGCAAAAATGAGCGCAGTAAGAATTGCTGCCAAGGTGTTACCAGCTAATACCGGAATTGTTATTTTACATGGCTTGGGAGACACGGCTAATGGATTCCCTCGTACTATCGCCAATTACTTACGCGGTATTCCGGCTTTTGAGCAAACAAGTTTCATATTACCTGATGCACCAATATCTCCTGTGAGTCTTAATAATGGGTACAAAATGCCAAGTTGGTTTGATATTTACGAGCTCAGCGCTCATCCCTCCAGGGTGGACGCTGACGGTTTTATGAAATCGTTAGGagttattgaaaaatgtgtCCAAGAACATATAGATGCTGGAATTAAACCAGAAAACATTGTCGTATGCGGGTTTTCCCAAGGTGCAGCCCTGTCATTGAGCTCAGCCGCTACTTTGCCCGTCAAGATTGGAGCGTTTGCCGCGTTTTCTGGCTTTGTTACGATTCCTAACCAATTAAGGCAAATAAAGAAAGACCACAATTTAGATACTCCCATATTCCACGGTCACGGTGATTCAGACCCTGTAGTGCCGCTAGAGGGCGGATTTATAGCCAAAGACTTCTATCAAAACGATTGTGGTTTCAAGaatattcaatttgagGTATACAAGGGAATGGACCATTCTGTTTGTCCCGAGGAGATGGACCAATTTGTGAAGTTTCTTAAAAGGGCTCTCAAAATGAAGTAATCGCTGTCAATTATAATCTCGATAAATCATATATAGTTTACTTGTAATAGATACAATGTCTAGTGAGATCCATAGTTTATGATCATTACTGATCATGTGATCTAGAATGCTACTCTGTTCGATAGGCTTTCAGAGTTGTTCAAATCAGGTCTTTAAGGACAACAACTATAacaacaattgaaatactGTCTTCTGAGCCATTGACGGTTTCGACTGGTTGTGTAAAACATATCAAGGTCGAAGTACATAATGGCATCGCTTCAACTGAAGCCGTTGACTATTGATTCAAATAGCAGGCAACTAGATTCGAAGCAGAAGAAGTTTAATGCTAATATCCAGCGTGCGCTGGAACATTTCGATTCGGTTACTGAATGGGCAGATTATATTGCTAGTCTTGGTAAGCTTTTGAAAGCCCTGCAAAGCTGGTCTCCACAATTCCAAAATGTTAGATATTATGTTCCTTCCCCTTATCAAGTCAGTAGAAGGTTAACATCATCGCTATCTCCAAATTTACCAGCAGGggttcatcaaaaaacattGGAAGTATACACATTTATATTTGAGCGGATTGGGCAGGATACTTTAGCTGCAGAGTGTAACATATGGGTTCCCGGTATCTTACCGCTGATGACATATGCATCTATGTCGGTCAAGTCTCATCTAATTGAGCTATATGATAACTACTTAATAGAACTACCTTCTTCTACTCTCAAGCTTCTCATAAGGCCCCTATTGGCCAGTTTATTACCGGGAATCGACGACGAGAGCAGTGAATTTCAGCCGCTGGTCATGAAACTAATcgaaaatttgaaagaaaatttaGCTGAGGACAGTTTATTTTGGCAGACATGTTTTCTTGTTATGATAACGAGTAAAGAGCGTCGTTTAGGTGGGTTAGTATGGTTGACAAAGAAGTTTCCGTCTTTGAACCCAGTACCACATCTGGTACTACAGAAAAATAGAAAGGGACAGGATAATCAAACTAGCGATGGAAGGGAAGATAATATCAAATCagatttgaaagagattAGAGAAGAAGCCTTTTCGGTGCTACTTCCTTCAGCCAAGGCACTATTGTCGCCAGAGCCTGGATTACTAATTCGTTGTATGGTTTGCTGTTTGGCACATGACAACGATCTGATCATTAAGAGGGGTATATGGGATTTACTACTGCAAAGGTTTCATTTGAACTCACCGGTACTGGACTGTTTAGTAAGTGCGTCggataaaaaaatgctgACGATAAGTTGTTGTAAAACAACCTTAGAGAAAGATATGTCTTTGAATAGAAGGGTATGGAATTGGTTATTGGGACCAGCCTTTTCTTCTACGGGAAATTCCACCAATTCTACTGCAGGGGCAATTCCTGATAAAGATCAAGATAAAACCCTGACGGTGAAGAGTAACGAATACTTTTCCCAACACGGTGCCAAAGCCATAGTGGATGGATTGAAAGACATGGTAAAAGTAGAGGCTACGATAATAACAGTATTCAGTATTTGTCTTTCTGTAATGGATAGATGGGAAATAGGCTCATTAATAATTCCTGAAATGTTCATTCCTTTGATGCAAGCAGCTCAAACATTCAAGCAGAATGCTCAAGTTATGAAAACTGCTAACACTTTCTTTGATACCGTGGAAACAAATATCATTTGGggaaaaatttatcagcATGTCACGCAAACAGAAGATCTGGAGTTTTTAGATTTTATTCTGAGCTATTTCAATATTGCGAGTGATGAGGAGATTATCATTCGTCATTTACCTCTCGTTTTACTAGCTCTCCTGTGCCATGAAAGTGAAACTAAAGAAGGGTCTACCGACCTGAAAGAAAGCATTTATGAGGTTTGCATGAATTTGCTAAGCAACATTCCAGAAAGGGCGTTTTTACCATTAGCTGCAAGCTCGCAATTGAATCATGATGGTGCTCTTCCAAAAAGTATAGATattctcaaaaatattACGGATTTTTATATACGTGTGTCTGATTCGGTTGTTTTGCAAGATATGGAGAATCTGAATGATGTTTCGCCACCTTTCGACCATCAAGAACTGACAATTTTAACGGTAAACCAAGCACATGaacttcttcttgatagcttgaaaaatgacGAACTGGTCATAGAGGCGgctcaaatttttatttcgATTTATGAAAGAGTACCAGCTCACAGcactgatgaagaagacgaatCACTCGTGTCTGATGGCTTGAATAACCGAAGATTAGTTGATGCAATTTTCATGAGAAGCAAGAAAGCTGCGGAAAAGCATAGTGACTCAGTTTATGGAATTGCTGAGATTTTTAGTAAATATCTCTCCTCTCGTATTTCGCTCCTCGAGATAAACAAATTGTTGAAGCTTGTACTTTCAGCCCTGTGGAAATGTCTGGTGACACCATCTAGGCAGCTGAGTGCCGTTAAATGTTTATTGAGCCTAGAGAAATCTCTGGAGCCTGCGTATGTTGAGGGCGCCCTTTCATATGCTTTTCTACAGGAAAATGACATATCCAAAAGCATTATTGTATTGGATCTTCTATGGAACCATCTCGAACCTAGATCGATAGTACTTCGTAGACCATTGGAACTTATGATTGATGAACTGTTTCTGGAAGAAAATCCGCATTACTTGAGCGTGTCCAAATGGGTACTTTCAGTTCTGAATGCTGGCTCCGCTAATAGGCTGTTCTATTTTCTGACACACAAGTTACTcgaatttgattttctaaACAGAAGCGAATTACAAGATTTGGATGATCTTGACAATTTCACATATCGTATTCAAGCGCTGACATCTGTACTCAAGACAAACAACAGAGTGGTtataaaacttttttcttccgAACTATCCTCCATAGATTCGCTAACTATTTGGCAAGATGAAGACATCTCTACTTATAAAAATTTAGTTTTGGCTATTCTTTTGAGGTTCCTtgagatgaaaaataatcATAGTGCAAAAAGCATTCGCAGCTCACTCATTTTGCTGGAGTGCTTACTTAACGGTACGGAGCGGaacttcaagaaaataGTTATAACGCTCCTCGAGATGTCTTCACAGTATAT from Zygotorulaspora mrakii chromosome 7, complete sequence includes the following:
- the SRN2 gene encoding ESCRT-I subunit protein SRN2 (similar to Saccharomyces cerevisiae SRN2 (YLR119W); ancestral locus Anc_8.315) encodes the protein MSETDLDLTNMADQDKDKRTANVPLPEKIHLLSLRELQELITDHCNELMLYVGRFHPQNKIREELVKLKHQLEELHEKFKLLEDERSRTQGELEACRVLESQYVMQYQDLEQKIKKSYSNEELKSQLEIEIRHLYDDSNRLELEAKYDANIDQFVKNYMTVRTEYHIQRKKMSSWNAQGELKI
- the TML25 gene encoding palmitoyl-(protein) hydrolase (similar to Saccharomyces cerevisiae YLR118C; ancestral locus Anc_8.314) codes for the protein MSAVRIAAKVLPANTGIVILHGLGDTANGFPRTIANYLRGIPAFEQTSFILPDAPISPVSLNNGYKMPSWFDIYELSAHPSRVDADGFMKSLGVIEKCVQEHIDAGIKPENIVVCGFSQGAALSLSSAATLPVKIGAFAAFSGFVTIPNQLRQIKKDHNLDTPIFHGHGDSDPVVPLEGGFIAKDFYQNDCGFKNIQFEVYKGMDHSVCPEEMDQFVKFLKRALKMK
- the DOP1 gene encoding Dop1p (similar to Saccharomyces cerevisiae DOP1 (YDR141C); ancestral locus Anc_8.313); the encoded protein is MASLQLKPLTIDSNSRQLDSKQKKFNANIQRALEHFDSVTEWADYIASLGKLLKALQSWSPQFQNVRYYVPSPYQVSRRLTSSLSPNLPAGVHQKTLEVYTFIFERIGQDTLAAECNIWVPGILPLMTYASMSVKSHLIELYDNYLIELPSSTLKLLIRPLLASLLPGIDDESSEFQPLVMKLIENLKENLAEDSLFWQTCFLVMITSKERRLGGLVWLTKKFPSLNPVPHLVLQKNRKGQDNQTSDGREDNIKSDLKEIREEAFSVLLPSAKALLSPEPGLLIRCMVCCLAHDNDLIIKRGIWDLLLQRFHLNSPVLDCLVSASDKKMLTISCCKTTLEKDMSLNRRVWNWLLGPAFSSTGNSTNSTAGAIPDKDQDKTLTVKSNEYFSQHGAKAIVDGLKDMVKVEATIITVFSICLSVMDRWEIGSLIIPEMFIPLMQAAQTFKQNAQVMKTANTFFDTVETNIIWGKIYQHVTQTEDLEFLDFILSYFNIASDEEIIIRHLPLVLLALLCHESETKEGSTDLKESIYEVCMNLLSNIPERAFLPLAASSQLNHDGALPKSIDILKNITDFYIRVSDSVVLQDMENLNDVSPPFDHQELTILTVNQAHELLLDSLKNDELVIEAAQIFISIYERVPAHSTDEEDESLVSDGLNNRRLVDAIFMRSKKAAEKHSDSVYGIAEIFSKYLSSRISLLEINKLLKLVLSALWKCLVTPSRQLSAVKCLLSLEKSLEPAYVEGALSYAFLQENDISKSIIVLDLLWNHLEPRSIVLRRPLELMIDELFLEENPHYLSVSKWVLSVLNAGSANRLFYFLTHKLLEFDFLNRSELQDLDDLDNFTYRIQALTSVLKTNNRVVIKLFSSELSSIDSLTIWQDEDISTYKNLVLAILLRFLEMKNNHSAKSIRSSLILLECLLNGTERNFKKIVITLLEMSSQYISQGGLDSELITVALLNIVSNVLRLSHENGIKLDIFDDSGTHLKYVDYLVTSVSNIESPLIVTSYMKLLSESLIYFESFMFRIILLLSASIVGCIKKLFEKEKRIGGYYQSISLLLGGLEEILEVSHSFLLTEEKEQYFSGSSYKGDFIQSMVSNVFSSDSSTNDVKIKGERDVILQSFRQVVNCCFEIWTWAHGLYVADKKNSINQMNYNSYKFKFAAKKLLEKLFTLEPIEVIEDLVLTSSEETTTLIHVLDGNRPALSIPYLFVGIMHRQNRNTSVKLSISVNSFFTTGNRLESSLINKLDSEALVRFLIVFASSLENAAIEDFYSDFFTFFKEVSTNYNLYESISKPILVFVVTMAQKLSKSNFGQQKRIRRELSDLFTKYLPNALNDSPFNYVDAPQTFSDLESIVENLQYVLNDEIGGDRFNNCMSTIVNQCAAPYIKNRTAEIPDFVLKFSLEVAKTSGKVKSWRSMINDYFFDDKSFASLANNKLWRQIIFEWSQYPDKKSSLINDLLSIIDSKTTSMAPNLITFTAWSESENESKCQSFLRISYLLMILPKNYYLLHFHDLVSCVCQYLSSENTKLKEKCWILLKAMLLKFNVLHFNDYWSMIVYCLQTNLQAFYESLQIQAEIDSAHILQVCKTLDLLLALNFEGFSGTNEWLFVIDTINNIYKTYPFMALVDKIYECKEFQIDRRDSTELIDRTKLKIPLLVGINSIKNHVQLRTFFQNLSYAHYEYIYSLGEIDLQICEDDICSDIFA